The Candidatus Eremiobacterota bacterium DNA segment GCGGCGACGTTCCCGGTGCGCAAGCGCTACGCGCTCTCGAAGAGCGCGACGACGCCGAACGACACGAACTTCCAGATTCCCGACGAGTGGTATCTGTTCACCGACGGCTTCCCGTACGCGTGGTCCTACACCAAAGGCGCGGGCGCGACGATCGCCGTGATCGACACGGGCGTCGATCTGACGAACACCGACATCGCGCAGAACGTCAGCTTCTCCGAGACGGTCCTGAACGGCAAGAGCTCGTCCACCGAGGTCGACAAGGACGGGCACGGCACGAACGTCGCCTCGATCGCGGACGCGGTCGCGAACAACGGCAGCGCGTTCGGCAGCGGGAACCGCAACTTCGCCGGCGGCGGCTGGTCCGCGAAGCTGATCGCGATCTCGATCTTCGATCCGGCAACCGGGTTCGCGTCGGGCTCCGACGAGGCGATCGCGATCGGCGACGCGGTCTCGCACGGCGCCGACGTCGTGAACTTGAGCCTGGGCGCGGAAGAGAGCTTCAACGACAACCAGTTCACCAGCGCGAGCAGCTGGAACGGCGGTTACGACGAGGGCGAGTTCGAGGCGATCGAAGCGGCGATCGCGGCCCGGACGACGGTCGTCGCCGCGGCCGGCAACAACCGCGACGGCCAGGACTCGAACGGCGACCAAATCCCCGGCACCGGCCAGAACGGCAACCCGCCGCAGTTCTACAAGCACACGAACCTCGACTATCCCGCGGGCTACGCGGACGTGATCTCGGTCGGCGCCTCGGCGCTCAACGACAACAACACCGGCAATTACACGGTCGCGACCGAGTACGTCGCGCCCTACTCGCAGACCGCGGTGAACCTCTCGCTCGTCGCGCCGGGCGGCGATGCGAACGCGAGCGGCAACGACGTCGACCTGCTCCACTGGATCTGGAACTACTACTCGACCACCGCCAGCTCGCCGTGCACGTACGAGCAAGGCACGCTGCCGCACATCCCGACGAACTGCACGGCGCTCTTCAACGGCACCTCGCAGGCGACGCCGCAGGTGTCGGCGGCCGCCGCACTGCTCTACTCGGCCGCGGGCGGGCACAACGTCCTCACGCCGCAGCAGGTAAAGCAGCTGCTGGAGCAGACCGCCGACAACATCAACGACCCGGCGCAAGGCCACGGCCGCCTCAACGTCTACCGCGCGGTCGCCGCGCTGGTGCAGGATCCCGGCGCGACCTACACGGGTCCGAAGCCGATCGTGCGCTCCGCAACGCAGACGATCGCGTTCGCGTACACCAACACGGGCGGCAACCGGCCGACCATCGTCGATTACGACTTCCCGGTCGGCGTCCCGGTCGCGGCCGACGGCAGCTTCCGCATCGCCGACGTGCGCC contains these protein-coding regions:
- a CDS encoding S8 family serine peptidase; protein product: MTHRPYFRPIVFSLTAALLLAGCTRIGGGKAAPPTSAPTLAPNVENVNPLGFYSSGGGHGGGQCPKASAAAWGCPSVYALSSDPSGITVQRFDPSGQTTQYNTTLTTPANDALPDSSANMQYRFSSPSAAGPFVVTVQQVHDGPHQVYYNRNSDSIGHADVSLLPASARRSVLSSAAGAGPRAVHELARRANKSAPSGTLSDRLYVRFRHAALQANGRSVDDAIRGLGTRGRELATTNADPLAVVSVPAGTTAQDYAKTLADRPDVAATFPVRKRYALSKSATTPNDTNFQIPDEWYLFTDGFPYAWSYTKGAGATIAVIDTGVDLTNTDIAQNVSFSETVLNGKSSSTEVDKDGHGTNVASIADAVANNGSAFGSGNRNFAGGGWSAKLIAISIFDPATGFASGSDEAIAIGDAVSHGADVVNLSLGAEESFNDNQFTSASSWNGGYDEGEFEAIEAAIAARTTVVAAAGNNRDGQDSNGDQIPGTGQNGNPPQFYKHTNLDYPAGYADVISVGASALNDNNTGNYTVATEYVAPYSQTAVNLSLVAPGGDANASGNDVDLLHWIWNYYSTTASSPCTYEQGTLPHIPTNCTALFNGTSQATPQVSAAAALLYSAAGGHNVLTPQQVKQLLEQTADNINDPAQGHGRLNVYRAVAALVQDPGATYTGPKPIVRSATQTIAFAYTNTGGNRPTIVDYDFPVGVPVAADGSFRIADVRPADATNFKVAVWYDANADGVIDAGDWIGTSPVSCNVSSSCAIGTIKLQQVSGTYVLP